From Acidimicrobiales bacterium, one genomic window encodes:
- a CDS encoding ATP-binding cassette domain-containing protein: MDSQQAGGRPVDNRGDRQVIRTVDLTKVYPGTDFKAVDALNLSVGTGEIFGLLGPNGAGKTTTAGMLTTRVIPTSGEAYVAGIDVVAHPALTKQVIGVVPQENTLDRALNVWENLFYHGRFFGMSSKEARSAADYMLGMFQLTKWGAASVYALSGGMAQRLMVARAILHRPAILFLDEPTAGLDPQSRIALWEILSSLHDDGQTILLSTHYMEEADQLCDRLAIIDHGRILALDTPAGLKASVGADTIVTVSASGDLGPLADLLEREVEGVTQTQQVDGTVRVHVKGASRVLPQVVTAAERGGFEVNDLSVAEPTLETVFINLTGKELRD, encoded by the coding sequence GTGGACAGCCAGCAGGCCGGCGGGCGTCCGGTGGACAACCGGGGAGACAGGCAGGTCATCAGGACCGTCGACCTGACCAAGGTGTACCCGGGCACCGACTTCAAGGCGGTGGACGCGCTCAACCTCTCGGTCGGCACCGGCGAGATCTTCGGCCTCCTCGGCCCCAACGGCGCCGGGAAGACGACGACGGCGGGGATGCTCACCACCAGGGTGATCCCGACCAGTGGCGAGGCCTACGTGGCCGGGATCGACGTCGTCGCCCACCCGGCCCTCACCAAGCAGGTGATCGGTGTGGTGCCGCAGGAGAACACGCTGGACCGGGCCCTCAACGTGTGGGAGAACCTCTTCTACCACGGCCGGTTCTTCGGCATGTCGAGCAAGGAGGCCCGGTCCGCCGCCGACTACATGCTCGGCATGTTCCAGCTCACCAAGTGGGGAGCGGCCTCGGTCTACGCCCTGTCGGGGGGCATGGCCCAGCGCCTCATGGTCGCCCGAGCCATCCTGCACCGGCCGGCGATCCTGTTCCTGGACGAGCCGACGGCGGGCCTCGACCCCCAGAGCCGCATCGCCCTGTGGGAGATCCTCTCCTCGCTGCACGACGACGGGCAGACGATCCTGCTCAGCACGCACTACATGGAAGAGGCGGACCAGCTGTGCGATCGGCTGGCGATCATCGACCACGGCCGCATCCTGGCCCTGGACACGCCCGCAGGCCTCAAGGCCAGCGTCGGGGCCGACACGATCGTCACGGTCAGCGCCAGCGGCGACCTCGGCCCCCTGGCCGACCTGCTCGAGCGTGAGGTCGAGGGCGTGACTCAGACCCAGCAGGTCGACGGCACGGTACGGGTCCATGTCAAAGGGGCCTCGCGCGTCCTGCCCCAGGTGGTGACGGCGGCCGAGCGGGGCGGGTTCGAGGTCAACGACCTGTCGGTCGCCGAGCCCACCCTGGAGACAGTCTTCATCAACCTCACCGGAAAGGAGCTGCGCGACTGA
- a CDS encoding ABC transporter permease: MATISAEAPSGILTQPTRSAVRASRAAFVALLQRDLAVLRKDLGQFVGRTVIQPFLLVFVFLYVFPTIGQGIGGGRGTAGESAFATILVAGVVGLSIMFQGIQSVALPMATEFGYTKEIQDRVLAPLPVTLVAVGKVTTGAIQGLIAALIVFPIASVVHAKNVSAHLAIHWPVVVTLIPLTCVMCASLGLLIGSRVEPRNIGAIFGFLVLPMTFLGGTYYPWTTLSSLKIGGWSWLQTLVLVNPLIYVTEGFRAALTKAPHMHLYIIYPVLIGFCAAFLWYGFKNFRKRVLA; this comes from the coding sequence ATGGCCACGATCAGTGCCGAGGCACCCTCTGGAATCCTGACCCAGCCCACGCGTTCGGCGGTGCGGGCCAGCCGGGCCGCCTTCGTCGCTCTTCTCCAGCGGGACCTGGCCGTCCTGCGCAAGGACCTGGGTCAGTTCGTGGGGCGGACGGTCATCCAACCGTTCCTCCTCGTGTTCGTGTTCCTGTACGTCTTCCCGACGATCGGTCAGGGCATCGGCGGCGGCCGGGGGACGGCGGGCGAGTCGGCGTTCGCCACCATCCTCGTCGCCGGGGTGGTTGGCCTGTCGATCATGTTCCAGGGCATTCAGTCGGTCGCCCTCCCCATGGCGACCGAGTTCGGCTACACCAAGGAGATCCAGGATCGGGTGCTGGCACCGCTCCCGGTGACGCTCGTCGCCGTGGGCAAGGTCACGACCGGTGCGATCCAGGGACTCATCGCAGCCCTCATCGTCTTCCCCATCGCCTCGGTGGTCCATGCCAAGAACGTGTCTGCGCACCTGGCCATCCACTGGCCCGTCGTGGTGACCCTCATCCCGCTTACCTGCGTCATGTGCGCCAGCCTCGGTCTGCTCATCGGCTCGCGGGTCGAGCCCCGCAACATCGGGGCCATATTCGGGTTCCTGGTGCTGCCCATGACGTTCCTGGGTGGTACCTACTACCCCTGGACCACCCTCTCCAGCCTGAAGATCGGCGGATGGTCGTGGCTGCAGACGCTGGTGCTCGTCAACCCGCTCATCTACGTCACCGAGGGATTCCGGGCCGCGCTGACCAAGGCGCCCCACATGCACCTGTACATCATCTATCCAGTGCTGATCGGGTTCTGCGCCGCCTTTCTGTGGTACGGCTTCAAGAACTTTCGCAAGCGGGTGCTCGCCTGA
- the pdxH gene encoding pyridoxamine 5'-phosphate oxidase, whose translation MAILREADLDPDPIRQFRLWHQEAATDAMVVATGTPNGMPSGRVVLLKEVDHRGFVFYTSYESAKASDLEANPRAALVFHWPPDHQVRVGGAVHEVSRQETEDYWRTRPRASQIGAWASHQSAVISGRHVLEDRVAELAERFGTADVPCPPTWGGYRVVPDWIEFWHHQEDRLHDRLRYRRTGDGWVLERLAP comes from the coding sequence ATGGCCATCTTGCGAGAGGCGGATCTCGACCCCGACCCGATACGGCAATTCCGGCTCTGGCACCAGGAGGCCGCCACGGACGCCATGGTGGTGGCGACCGGGACGCCGAACGGGATGCCGTCCGGGCGCGTGGTCCTGTTGAAGGAGGTCGACCACCGGGGATTCGTGTTCTACACCAGCTACGAGAGCGCCAAGGCGTCGGATCTGGAGGCCAATCCCCGGGCCGCGCTCGTCTTTCACTGGCCTCCCGACCACCAGGTCCGGGTGGGCGGGGCCGTCCATGAAGTCTCCCGCCAGGAGACCGAGGACTACTGGCGGACCCGCCCTCGTGCCAGCCAGATCGGGGCGTGGGCCTCGCACCAGAGCGCTGTCATCTCTGGGCGCCACGTCCTGGAGGACAGGGTCGCCGAGCTCGCGGAGCGCTTCGGCACCGCAGACGTGCCCTGCCCGCCCACCTGGGGCGGCTACCGGGTCGTGCCGGACTGGATCGAGTTCTGGCACCACCAGGAGGATCGGCTCCACGATCGCCTGCGGTACCGCCGCACCGGTGACGGCTGGGTGCTCGAGCGCCTGGCGCCCTAG
- a CDS encoding protein kinase has protein sequence MPPLVVGGRYQLVHKLGWGGMATVWRGEDLTLGRPVAVKVLHEGLAQDGGFRGRFERETHHAAVLAHPNIVTVHDSGRDGETLFMVMELVDGRSLRSVLSSAVGPVALAHAARLGRQVLAALAHAHGRGIVHRDIKPGNILIDNDDVVKVADFGIAKAAEDTMDLSPAGMVIGTAAYVSPEQAAGRVVTPAADLYSLGCVLYECLACQPPFVGPSVLAVALKHHNDAPPPLRSRIPTVPPEVERVVMRALEKDPARRFGSAREMDSAWSEAAADYSSSPSPIGAHPDEHAGNGWREFVPAGRTASTGNMEQIGID, from the coding sequence ATGCCACCGTTGGTCGTAGGCGGCCGATACCAACTTGTCCATAAGCTGGGATGGGGCGGCATGGCGACCGTTTGGCGCGGCGAGGACCTCACGCTGGGCCGCCCCGTAGCGGTCAAGGTGCTTCACGAGGGCCTGGCGCAGGACGGCGGGTTCCGGGGGCGCTTCGAGCGTGAGACGCACCACGCCGCCGTCCTTGCCCATCCGAACATCGTCACCGTGCACGACTCGGGCCGGGACGGCGAGACGCTCTTCATGGTGATGGAGCTCGTCGACGGCCGGTCGCTGCGCTCTGTGCTCTCGTCCGCCGTCGGACCGGTGGCCCTGGCCCACGCGGCGCGCCTCGGTCGCCAGGTGCTGGCCGCGTTGGCGCACGCCCACGGTCGCGGCATCGTCCACCGGGACATCAAGCCGGGGAACATCCTGATCGACAACGACGACGTGGTGAAGGTGGCCGACTTCGGGATCGCCAAGGCGGCGGAGGACACGATGGACCTCAGTCCCGCGGGCATGGTCATCGGCACCGCCGCCTATGTGTCGCCGGAGCAGGCGGCAGGTCGCGTGGTGACGCCGGCCGCGGACCTCTACTCGTTGGGCTGCGTGCTCTACGAGTGCCTGGCCTGCCAGCCGCCGTTCGTAGGACCCAGCGTGCTTGCTGTCGCCCTGAAGCATCACAACGACGCGCCACCGCCGCTGCGGTCCCGGATCCCCACGGTTCCTCCTGAGGTCGAGCGCGTCGTGATGCGCGCACTGGAGAAGGATCCGGCGAGACGGTTCGGGTCGGCCCGGGAGATGGACTCGGCGTGGTCGGAGGCCGCCGCCGACTACTCCTCCAGCCCCTCGCCGATCGGCGCCCACCCCGACGAGCACGCGGGCAACGGTTGGCGGGAGTTCGTCCCCGCGGGACGGACGGCTTCCACCGGCAACATGGAGCAGATCGGCATCGACTGA